A DNA window from Drosophila sechellia strain sech25 chromosome X, ASM438219v1, whole genome shotgun sequence contains the following coding sequences:
- the LOC6615100 gene encoding protein obstructor-E: MQRFQVCSVLILAWIACGHALAVGSPECPEKYGVQAYAHTENCDQFFLCTNGTLTLETCENGLLFDGKGAVHNHCNYNWAVDCKGRQWDPTPISTSACEYQFGLYAVSKDCSTTYIKCAHGEPHEQDCDAGLAYDERIHGCNWPDQLLEHCNPEAVVGFKCPTKVDPNSVAARFWPFPRFPVAGDCHRLITCVEGHPRLISCGEDKVFDEHTLTCEEPEYASGSCANYGK, encoded by the exons ATGCAGCGATTCCAAGTGTGCAGCGTCCTGATCCTGGCCTGGATCGCCTGTG GACATGCCCTGGCCGTGGGATCCCCGGAGTGCCCCGAGAAGTACGGCGTGCAGGCGTACGCCCACACGGAGAACTGCGACCAGTTCTTCCTCTGCACCAACGGCACCCTAACCCTGGAGACCTGCGAGAACGGACTGCTCTTCGACGGCAAGGGCGCGGTGCACAACCACTGCAACTACAACTGGGCGGTGGACTGCAAGGGCCGCCAGTGGGATC CCACTCCCATTTCCACGTCGGCCTGCGAGTACCAGTTCGGTCTGTACGCGGTCTCCAAGGACTGCTCCACCACCTACATCAAGTGCGCCCACGGTGAGCCCCACGAGCAGGACTGCGACGCCGGGCTGGCCTACGACGAGAGGATCCACGGCTGCAACTGGCCGGATCAGCTGCTGGAGCACTGCAATCCCGAGG CGGTCGTTGGCTTCAAGTGCCCCACCAAGGTGGACCCCAACTCGGTGGCCGCCCGCTTCTGGCCCTTCCCCCGCTTCCCCGTCGCCGGCGACTGCCACCGCCTGATCACCTGCGTGGAGGGCCATCCGCGCCTGATCAGCTGCGGCGAGGACAAGGTCTTCGACGAGCACACGCTGACCTGCGAGGAGCCGGAGTACGCCAGCGGCAGCTGTGCCAACTACGGCAAGTAG